In Leishmania braziliensis MHOM/BR/75/M2904 complete genome, chromosome 29, a genomic segment contains:
- a CDS encoding putative UDP-GlcNAc:PI a1-6 GlcNAc-transferase, with protein sequence MPRSSTTEICMLVWPVSPATQILGANDSIAWVVGWNDRRLYIIVTWFLRNCTLEEAKAELQKIRCVLQNYNGNMPEMPYSSLTILGCVRPSSTSHGSNLYSVAEEEDIRDARRSSYLWLELLEGPVLAELWCCGARVQPCQLHVVRCDPAKALSISPTIFSATALYGVSGVRQLQSGIVPVCAPGASSNLEGVLLPGVMRKEAGPRVLKRDQQRWRNTSFVSDSITMPAEDSLSDRDTVEQSGVLTGRRREMFVNSNISFATHSTSFGEDALASPEWHRNSSLRDRLAAGPEERFTPLEGDDSGVTAPVSTATLSDSEIEQVDSGDRKRGWRSSSHFEKHRARSTLAPPQSIDPPPPAGVPPRLDFTSTTDRAEMSILLATMRAGRNVRRVMQKEELDNYVKEETVEPLTGVLKYAVDFIFSYVIGLLKLLRFSKTAELLLYRTSEFVHFLCAVSFANDSCGLHPVLPHQVSPYANRRYVCIFGYISRCAVDLVLGVLVYLCVSAWGPSLFVASQHVARHFLYEMHAAYMDWFDGYPAGLKVNEDLNMALCFFAKCVLEVWDALLRWSPATLPSLVSFQSDSLAVEAYLNSTVAAVGTAAPLSTLSYPASEDQLQAVYEWIRLSLHLRIFCLLGCSTAAALVSDITGLVSLHLRFLYHAVALPYRFARVLLTNLFRQFYGVKYNPLRRRYDSYHFQVDQMLAATFLFVIISFLFPTLAVYYLYFAFVLAMIWYAETCMESVAYLSLHVPVFPIVYWLWMRHQLSGGVALSSPVITSVRQLLSCGSPPGSHEEALASHTVEVTVEALPLPLSLMLTDFFVVVDIIMARLRPTKVALLVLHGRMAYSPKMTDVIGPHLLTNCVSPQCTLCTPPPEKVVLKDK encoded by the coding sequence ATGCCGCGCTCTAGCACAACCGAAATATGTATGCTCGTGTGGCCGGTCTCGCCCGCCACGCAGATCCTGGGTGCGAACGACTCCATTGCGTGGGTGGTAGGGTGGAATGACCGACGCCTGTACATCATTGTGACGTGGTTTCTGCGAAACTGCACATtggaggaggcaaaggcaGAGCTACAGAAAATCAGGTGTGTCCTGCAGAACTACAACGGAAATATGCCAGAGATGCCGTACAGTAGTCTGACTATCCTCGGCTGCGTGCGACCCAGCAGCACTTCTCACGGCTCTAACCTGTACTCCgtcgcggaggaggaagacatcCGCGACGCACGTAGGAGCAGCTATCTCTGGCTGGAACTGCTTGAAGGCCCAGTGTTGGCGGAGCTGTGGTGCTGTggtgcgcgcgtgcagcCTTGCCAACTGCATGTTGTGCGGTGTGATCCAGCCAAGGCGCTTTCCATTAGTCCCACCATCTTCTCGGCCACAGCGCTCTACGGGGTATCGGGggtgcgccagctgcagagcGGGATCGTGCCGGTGTGCGCACCAGGGGCGAGCTCGAACCTGGAAGGCGTTCTTCTTCCGGGGGTCATGCGCAAGGAAGCGGGGCCGCGCGTGCTCAAGCGAGATCAGCAACGCTGGCGCAACACGAGCTTCGTGAGTGACTCCATCACGATGCCCGCCGAGGACAGTTTATCCGACCGCGACACGGTGGAACAGTCTGGTGTGCTAACAGGCAGGCGTCGGGAAATGTTTGTCAACAGTAACATCAGTTTCGCGACCCATTCCACCAGCTTTGGGGAAGACGCTTTGGCCAGCCCGGAGTGGCATCGGAACAGCTCCCTGCGCGACCGCCTGGCAGCCGGTCCGGAGGAACGCTTTACACCCTTGGAAGGCGACGATAGCGGGGTGACAGCGCCGGTCAGCACGGCGACGCTGAGTGACTCGGAAATAGAGCAGGTGGACAGCGGCGATCgaaagagggggtggcggtCGTCGTCGCACTTCGAGAAGCACCGCGCTCGGAGTACGCTGGCCCCGCCGCAGAGTATCGacccaccgccaccggcggGTGTGCCACCTCGCCTTGACTTCACCTCGACCACCGACAGGGCAGAGATGAGCATCCTTCTGGCAACAATGCGCGCCGGCCGAAATGTGCGCCGCGTCATGCAGAAGGAGGAGTTGGACAACTACGTCAAGGAAGAAACCGTGGAACCGCTGACGGGAGTACTAAAATACGCTGTCGACTTCATCTTCAGCTACGTCATCGGTCTCTTGAAACTCCTGCGTTTCAGCAAGacagcagagctgctgctctacCGAACGTCTGAGTTTGTGCACTTCTTGTGTGCCGTCAGCTTCGCCAACGACTCCTGCGGCCTCCAtccggtgctgccgcaccaaGTCTCGCCCTACGCTAATCGCCGCTATGTCTGCATCTTTGGCTACATatcgcgctgcgcggtggaCCTGGTGCTTGGAGTGCTCGTTTACTTGTGCGTGTCAGCCTGGGGCCCGTCCCTCTTTGTCGCCTCGCAGCACGTGGCGCGTCACTTCCTGTACGAAATGCACGCTGCCTACATGGACTGGTTTGACGGCTACCCGGCCGGGCTGAAGGTAAACGAAGACCTGAACATGGCGCTCTGCTTCTTCGCCAAGTGCGTGCTGGAGGTGTGggatgcgctgctgaggtggtCTCCTGCCACGCTGCCGAGTCTCGTATCCTTCCAATCGGACTCGTTGGCAGTGGAGGCGTACTTGAACAGCacagtcgctgctgtcggtacggcggcgccgttgtCAACGTTGTCCTACCCTGCCTCCGAAGATCAGCTTCAAGCAGTGTACGAGTGGATCCGCCTGTCGCTTCACCTGCGGATCTTCTGCCTTctcggctgcagcaccgctgctgccctcgtCTCCGACATCACGGGCCTCGTTTCGCTGCACCTACGCTTCCTTTACCACGCCGTCGCGTTGCCATACCGCTTTGCTCGTGTCTTGCTCACGAACCTTTTTCGTCAGTTCTACGGCGTCAAGTACAACCCCCTGCGCAGGCGCTACGACAGCTACCACTTCCAGGTGGATCAGATGCTCGCCGCCACGTTTCTCTTCGTCATCATCAGCTTCCTCTTTCCCACGCTGGCCGTGTACTACCTGTACTTTGCCTTTGTGCTGGCTATGATTTGGTACGCGGAGACATGCATGGAGTCTGTCGCctacctctccctccacgTGCCGGTCTTTCCGATTGTGTACTGGCTGTGGATGCGACATCAACTAAGTGGAGGGGTGGCGCTCTCGAGCCCCGTCATTACCAGTGTGCGTCAACTCCTCAGCTGTGGCAGCCCCCCAGGCAGCCACGAGGAGGCGCTCGCCTCCCACACGGTCGAGGTGACGGTGGAGGCGTTGCCGCTTCCACTATCCCTCATGCTGACTGATTTCTTCGTTGTTGTCGACATCATTATGGCACGCCTGCGACCGACAAAGGTAGCCTTGTTGGTGCTGCACGGCAGGATGGCGTACTCCCCGAAGATGACTGACGTTATCGGACCTCATCTTCTGACGAACTGCGTGTCGCCACAGTGCACCCTGTGCACCCCGCCACCCGAGAAGGTTGTCTT